The Juglans regia cultivar Chandler chromosome 11, Walnut 2.0, whole genome shotgun sequence genome contains the following window.
caaatccccttgggtgcaaacaatctcgaGAGGCCACACCCCCTAGTGAAAAGCTAGCGATTTAACTAGTTCcatgtagggaaacttccgagggtgcggtgcatgggaccggggtttactctgtaggccttggagaggttcctagacataaaaaaaatctgagtTTGCCACTGATAATCTCCTAATAGTGTTTAAAGAAAAGAGTTGAGCTGAATTTTTAAATGTGGGAATATTTTGAGTTAGGTATAGTGGTGCCTTGAGAAAGGATAAATTGGTTTTTTCTGTGTGATGTGCACATGCTGGAAATGATAAATGAATTGTGCCATGGATTTATATGAAAAGGAGTGTGACGAGATATTGGATAAAAGCAAAGGTGCAAACTGAATTTGGCTGTATCTGTATAGATATATGGTTAtagtttttattcttattttactttgttCCAATTATGCATACCGGTGAGCACTGTAAATACTCCCTATAGCAAGTGAGGTGATAGATTTGTCCTATTATAAGGGCGTGAAGAATAGATTTGCAATGGGGGTTGTGTAACTATGTTGGTTCTTGAATTGGTCTATCGGTAGACTCTTTGTGTAATATGGGCTCATAGCTAAAAGACTCCAAAGTGCATCTCTTTTACAGGGGTGAGAGTGTTTGACAAGAATGGAAACGCATTGGGAGTTggtttttgtaatattaaattagATGTTATTGCCCAAAGTGGgatgaaatttgaattgaagGTTTATGGACTGCATTAATTTTGAAAGATATAGAACTGTTTTTACATATCTCTGTATAAAAGTGTGATTGGAAAATGGCTCGATCCCATTCTGGTGTTAGTTTTCTCTTCTTACTAAGTTATCTCATTCAATTAAATAACATTTCTGGTTCAAGTACAACTTATTCAAGCAGATGATCGTGGAGGCACTAGGGACTctagactcaatatttttttactactgtGACAATTTTATAATCTGTCTTGCTTTGGaggttttttaatatgttttttgtgGCTTGGTATTGTTGATGATAAATTGTTATTGTGAAATTAGTTACTCTAGCATGTATTGCGGTAAATTTTAATTGCAAGTCAAGAGCACTAAGGTTACAGTGGTTATCAAGCAGAATTTGGATTTTGGGCATTACAGCTTTGGTTTCTATATGATGGATGCAAAACCAAAGAAAGAGTGCTGCAATCCGGTGAGGAAACCAGGGCCTGTGTCAATGGATCATGTCCTATTGGCGCTGCGAGAGACCAAAGAAGAGAGGGACCTGAGAATCCGCAGTCTGTTCAATTTCTTTGACACCACAAATGTGGGGTATTTGGACTATACACAGATTGAGGCTGGCCTCTCTGCACTCCAAATACCATCCCAGTACAAGTATGCCAAGGATTTGTTAAGTGTGTGTGATTCCAATCAAGATGGTCGTGTCGAGTACCTGGAGTTTAAGCGGTACATGGATGACAAGGAACTTGAGCTTTATTGCATTTTTCAAGCCATTGATGTTGAACACAATGGTTGCATTACACCCGAAGAGCTTTTGGATGCACTTATTAGGGCGGGtaaattcaaactctatttatgCATCCTCCCATTCTAGTTTCTATAACCCCTTGAGAAAAATAACATAGCTAAGTTAATTTGGAAAGTAGAATGTGCAGTTTCTTGTCAAAGTTTGTAGCCGAGTATTCTGACAGTTTTTGCAACTGAAggttcattaataaaatttaatctataatatatatatcaaatatatatataaaaaaaaaaaacccacatgATTACCTCTTTAACATTCAATGCCTATTTCCAAGCTAAGTCACATGTAACATGTAATGATGACTTGAACTGGCAAATATATCGGAGAACAAGAGTTTTCAATTTATTGAAATTTCTGACAAAAAATTGGGATAGCTGAGCAACTGCCTTCTATATTGTTGCAGATGTACAGCTGCTGTACTTCACTAAGACCAATGTAGTTGTATTATGTTTATGTAACTATGTTTTTCATTCCAACCTTCATTAGgctaagtaaatattttgtcaaATTGCATAAATTTACTTCTTTTCTCCCCTTTGTTCTAATAGTAAATGCTTAAAGCTTCAGTGATAGGTTTGTAATCCATATAGATTGCAATTTACTTCCTATAACCATGTCGGCTTGTAGTACCATCTGTGTATGCATAGCACTTAAAATCACTGTTTTCAGACATGGTTTTTCTCTTAAGTGGGCTGTTTCACTCAATAAGCCACTTCAGTCTCTCTTTTGTAGGGATtgaaattgatgatgaggaaCTTGCCCGTTTTGTTGAGCGTGTTGATAAAGATAACAACGGGGTTATTACATTTGAAGAATGGAGGGATTTTCTTTTGCTCTACCCTCACGAGGCAACTATTGAGaacatttatcattatttagAGAGGGTATGCCTTGTTGATATTGGGGAACAGACTGTAATCCCAGAGGGCATCAGTCAACATATCCATGCAAGTAGATATCTTATTGCAGGTGGGGTAGCAGGAGCAACATCCCGTACAGCTACTGCACCTCTTGATCGTCTAAAGGTTATTTTGCAAGTACAAACAACACGAGCTCGTATCATGCCAGCAATAAGGAATATCTGGAGAGAAGGTGGCTTCTTGGGTTTTTTCCGAGGGAATGGGTTGAATGTTCTGAAGGTGGCCCCTGAAAGTGCCATCAAGTTCTACACTTACGAAATGCTGAAAAGATTCATTTCTAATGCTGGAGCAGGAGGGGAAGGAAGTAAGGCTGATGTTGGCACTGCTGGGTTCCTGTTTGCTGGTGGTTTAGCTGGTGCCGTCGCACAGACTACTATTTATCCAATGGATCTTGTAAAAACTAGATTACAAACATACACTTGTGAAGGTGGAAGAGTTCCTAGTCTTGGAACTCTGTCAAGAGATATATGGGTTCATGAAGGACCCCGAGCATTCTATAGGGGTGTTGTTCCATCTCTGCTTGGGATTATCCCTTATGCTGGGATTGATCTTGCTGCATATGAAACCTTGAAAGATATGTCCAAGAAGTATATTCTTCTTGACGGTGGTATGTTCCTATTTTATATGGCTAGCTTCTTTTCACAATCTTTCCAtttctcttccattttctttaatcCTTTTTGTGCGTGTTTGTTTTATTCCAAATCTGCCTTTATCTCGTATGTTGaacttttttagattttctgTAGAACCTGGTCCTTTTGTGCAATTGGGATGTGGGACAATATCAGGAGCTCTTGGTGCAACATGTGTTTATCCATTGCAGGTTGTCAGAACAAGGTAAATCAAGGTTTTTTCACTATCTTGGTTATTGCTCAAGTCCTGATTAAACTTCTATCCAATTTGGTCTTTTTAAGATGAGGCTAATTTTGCTACTGCTTACCAGAATGCAAGCTCAGCGTGCTAATGCTGATGCTGCTTATAAGGGGATGGCTGATGTATTTAGGAGAACCTTTCAACATGAAGGGTTGAGAGGGTTCTACAAAGGACTATTCCCTAATTTGCTAAAAGTCGTCCCGTCTGCAAGTATTACATACATGGTTTACGAGTCCATGAAAAAGAGTCTGGATCTGGACTGAAGAATTATGCAGCTTCATCCAATGATTATTCTGATTGACATGGCTGACCTTAGAGAGTTGACAAATGTTGAGAGGGttggatgatgaatataatgaCGATAAGATAGTATCCGTAATTTAGTAGATATAGTCGATTGTTGCTGTCACAACACAAATAATGTTGCTATGGCCAGATACCTTGAAGGGTGATATTTGTTTTCATTGGCTTGAAACTTTTATCAAGCTTCGTGAGCATTAGCACATAATTGTTGTATTATACAGAAACATACACAATTGACTGAGAAACCAATTTTGTAATTCATTTTAGTGGctcaagaaagtcaaaatttCTATAGCAGAATTCCATTTCTTTTGCTTGTCCGACTTCAGGTGCCCCGACATCCCTATTCACCGCGAGCCCTCAGGTATTGTACCCTCCCCCTCTTTTACATATGTAATTTGAGCTCAGAAGTACTTGAATTGAATTTAGAGATGGACAAAGTATTAAATGCTTGTTTACttatcttttttgtttgaatattttgcaattcggtttatatatatatatatagagtaattttttttttttttaatcaaagagTTAGggccacatgtccaatagtgactcctccccaattttattaatagaccctcacttatggtggatGAATACTGTGGTTACATCATCAGCATTTGGGGTTTACATAAAACCAAAACCAGCATGCAAAAAAAAGGACCAACCTaacccaaaaaaacaaaaacaaaccttAACAATTGCcagatatagataaaaaaataaacaactctCAAAATAGGCAAACCACACCGATCTAGTCGCAAAATATTTCCTTGAGTAAACTCTTCAGAGCTTCCACTACTACCCAATCTTACAAGCCAATCTGCTACAGAATTTCCTTATCAAAAAACATGTTGATACTGCACATTCATCCTAGCAAGAAGACATTTGATTTCTTCTCAAAAATCCCCCAAATAACAAACATTACATCAACCTTCTTTAAGCCAGTTAATAATCAAAAGTGAGTCCAACTcaagaacaatattattaataccaTCTAACCGACAACGTCGCAAGCCAAACAACAACGCCATCAACTCAGTGCGATTATTAGAACCAACGCCAAGATATGCAGCAAACGCAAACTAAGTAATGCCCTCATGATTACGTAACATGCCTCCCGCACTAGATTCACCATGATTATTCAAACTACTACCatctataattaatttaaaccATCCTCGATTTGGCTTATGCCAAGAAATTGCATGCACCTGTTTTGGACAAGCTTGAATAATCGACAACTGTAGCTCTTGCAGAATATTCATATCATGTTTATTCCATCGGTCAGAAATTCTCAATCTACTACCAACCCAACCAATCCAATATTTAACAGACCTCCATAAAGCATCAAAATGCTCCTGACAGCCTTCCATTCGAGCAGAGCACCTCCATGACCACAAACTCCAAATCAAAATTGCCGGAACCAAACCAACCTAATTGCCAActtgagaggattttttttgttcttctaaaCCAAGCTTCCACAGTCTGAATCCAAGATCTATTAGACACGTATGGAATACCCAGAAAATTAGAGCAAGTCTTCCACAGTTTCAAAGCAATTCTCCCCCcatataaaacatgatttaaatcctcaaaatccCCTTATTCACAACACTCACATTTGGAAACCACAGGAATACCAAGGTGCCTTATACGATCATCTATATTCAAACTTTGTGAAAAAGCTTTCCACATTGCCACGGAGAATTTGTTAGGCAAAGCCGAATGCCAAATCCACTCTGACCATTGTCGTTTTGGAGTAGCTACACGGACTAAATCCCAAGCATTCGAAGAAGAAAATCTGCTATCCGAGTTACTCAAccatattaaaatatcagaacCATTTTTTATACCCCTATCTTAGACAAAATCTTGTCTGATAAATCGCACCCCACAAGACGCACCAACAATTCCACATCCCAGTTGTCTTCGAGCATACATtctttaatcttcaaatttgaaaaatccaCAATGCTGAGATCATCACATATCGGGTTTGGCTCAATCCATTTATCTCTCCAAAAAGAAAGGTTACCTTCTTTAACCAACCAAGTTGAGTGCCGAAGTACAATAGGGATCGATTCCATGATAGTCTTCCAAAACTAGGTCTCCTTTAACGGattgattaaagaaatgtgTTGGTCCTTCACATACTTggccttaaaaaaattagtccACAAAGAATTTTCTATTAGAAGTTTCTAGGCAAACTTAAGATGCAAGGATTTTTGAACATCAATAAAACTACGAAGTCCCACTCTGCCTTCATCCACTGGTTTACACAATAAATCCCAtctcacccttttttttttggcttcccCTCCACTGAGCCTCAAAAAAATGTGCTAAACAACCGATTAATCATAGCAATAATAGACTTCGGGGCATGTAACACTGCTAACAAGTGAACTAGTAGACTTGATAAAACATGCTTTAAGAGTAATAATCGGGCCCCTGAAGATAAAAAACGCATCTTTCATCcctctattttctttcttatttttataatcaaatcctaCAGATACAAGGACTTCCTACGACCAGAAATAATGGGCACACCCAAGTATTTAACAGGAAAATTTCCAACCATGAAGCCTGTCATGGATAAAATTTCTCGTCTTCGAGACAGAAattttggaagagaaaaatatagagGATTTCTTTGCATTAACAACCTGTCTCGACCAGCTGGCATAGACATTAAGCGTATCTCTTATCATTTTAACATACaccaccattagcaaaaatcaccatgtcatccacataaagTAAATGAGAGATCAAAGGACTAGAGCGTGGCTGGGAAAAAAAACCAATCTGACCATCCTGAAACTTACTACGTAACAGCCTCGTGAATACTTCCTCAACaagaataaataaggagaaataGGATCCCCTTAACGAAGACCCCTTCCACCCTTAAAGAAACCTTTTGCCGTACCATTCATCACCACCGAATACCAAGTAGTAGTGATACATTGTTTAATGAGATGACAAACAGCAATAGAAAAACCAAATGCATGCAAAACTtggaataaaaatttcaatcaactgtatcataagccttagccatGTCAATCTTCATCATAATAGTACCTCCTATAACTGGTTTGTTAATATCATGAACCAGTTCTTAAGTAAGACTAATATTATCAAATACACTTCTTCCTGTCAAAAATGCACCTTGCTCCATAGAAATTAATCGACTCAAGACAGACGTAAGTCTTCCAATCAACCatttagagcaaattttataaatcactgAGCATACGCTTAtaggtctaaatttatcaaaagatGAAGGATTAGGAACCTTAGGAATTAAGACAAGGTATGAAGAAGTATAATACCTGGGAAGAGATAACCCCAAGAAAAATTCCCTCACAGCTCCAGAAGCTCAGGTTTCACCAAAGACCAGCAGTGACGGAAAAACCTGACCCAAAGCCATCAGGGCTGGGACTACTGTTGATCGAAATAGAGAATAAAGCATCCTTAATTTCTTGTTTCGAAGGGCACCTACAAATATTATGATTCTTCATTTTTGTGACTTCAGCCTGAATTAAATGTGAAAGAGACGGAACTGAAATGCTTGAGTGGGCCTGTAGAAATTCCTCAAAATAATGCACAGTTTCGTCATGAATGGCTTCTGGGGAAGATAGAATCCGACCATCATTTAGCTGCatattgtaaatagtaatgtaTTTTCGCACTTGTAAGGCTACAAAAAAAGACGAGTTTAACTCCCCATGATCTAtccatgtttttattttttattttttgagcaaTCCGAGTTTCCTCTCTTTTTAACCAAGACGTAAGTTCCATCTTAGACGCTAAGACATCAGATTCAACGTCTTCTTAATAGTGTTCTTGGAGCTGTGCCTCACCTTCCTCCACTCTCTCTTCCAACCATTTAATATGATCCCCAGTCCATCCGAAAATCTTTTTATTCCAGCGTCTAAGTGCCATTTTAAGCCTTTTAAGCTTAATTGCAAATTTCGACAAGCCAGAACCACAACTACCTTCCTGC
Protein-coding sequences here:
- the LOC108992046 gene encoding calcium-dependent mitochondrial ATP-magnesium/phosphate carrier protein 2-like translates to MMDAKPKKECCNPVRKPGPVSMDHVLLALRETKEERDLRIRSLFNFFDTTNVGYLDYTQIEAGLSALQIPSQYKYAKDLLSVCDSNQDGRVEYLEFKRYMDDKELELYCIFQAIDVEHNGCITPEELLDALIRAGIEIDDEELARFVERVDKDNNGVITFEEWRDFLLLYPHEATIENIYHYLERVCLVDIGEQTVIPEGISQHIHASRYLIAGGVAGATSRTATAPLDRLKVILQVQTTRARIMPAIRNIWREGGFLGFFRGNGLNVLKVAPESAIKFYTYEMLKRFISNAGAGGEGSKADVGTAGFLFAGGLAGAVAQTTIYPMDLVKTRLQTYTCEGGRVPSLGTLSRDIWVHEGPRAFYRGVVPSLLGIIPYAGIDLAAYETLKDMSKKYILLDGEPGPFVQLGCGTISGALGATCVYPLQVVRTRMQAQRANADAAYKGMADVFRRTFQHEGLRGFYKGLFPNLLKVVPSASITYMVYESMKKSLDLD